The following coding sequences lie in one Saimiri boliviensis isolate mSaiBol1 chromosome 6, mSaiBol1.pri, whole genome shotgun sequence genomic window:
- the FDXACB1 gene encoding ferredoxin-fold anticodon-binding domain-containing protein 1 isoform X1 produces the protein MAPRRLLLVGEGNFSFAAALSETLDRSTSLTATCLQLPAELARDPVARENLQCLRERGIDVRFGVDCTQLSDVFELHDREFDQIYFNFPHCGRKAGVAKNRELLAKFFQSCADVLAEEGEVHVALCRGQGGTPVDKPQREWHNSWQVVAMAALGGLILSDVYPFSCKAVPGYKCTGYRLHIGVCFARSQDKSFHVEGALNHVFTRSLPFEDSQPRIFRIKLGNQWFSFQEPEALVGKLNRGFLEAPSCHPIKTINEKLIAELGKAFPLKRLKCSFPLLPQEGASVLPFWNCDFLSAAFWISLHEDNSNSESLTDGTSQDVEDFLVSFSELSLPKNPGRDGKEEACEGICGQAKVYLRPSLLVHVQDIIEVPDFLSGSLHILSGPVFQKCHILPFTMPAFHETLFILGFNKNLKDDCLQSLLDHLKGIVDSLLTQTSPEISKLSSLVEFVLQSNRKDYMIRVKTDNFSPDCTEDLIIGSVTTSATSIIHKDQCFVFVSMNLDLLAMLVWCISDWRMLWTFDNRFLKNFVPGKIAPFKSHSLYPPCYVHDISFWIDEKKGFDELEFHTVARAVSQDTVISIQFLSRYQHPKTQQVSLCYRLTYQTCDKALTQQQVASMQTHFRKEIQQRLYVTPR, from the exons ATGGCCCCTCGGCGCCTCCTGTTGGTTGGGGAGGGGAATTTCTCCTTCGCCGCCGCTCTGAGCGAGACCCTGGATCGGAGCACTAGTCTTACCGCCACCTGCCTCCAGCTCCCGGCCGAGTTGGCTCGGGATCCAGTGGCCCGGGAGAATCTGCAGTGCCTGCGTGAGCGAG GTATTGACGTACGTTTCGGCGTCGATTGCACCCAGCTGTCAGATGTCTTTGAACTGCACGACAGGGAATTTGATCAGATTTATTTCAACTTTCCGCACTGTGGACGCAAAGCTGGCGTAGCTAAGAACAGGGAACTGCTTGCCAAGTTTTTCCAAAG CTGTGCAGATGTTCTTGCAGAAGAAGGAGAAGTCCACGTGGCATTATGTAGAGGACAAGGTGGAACTCCTGTGGATAAGCCCCAGAGAGAATGGCACAACAGCTGGCAAGTGGTTGCCATGGCAGCCCTGGGTGGGCTCATTTTAAGTGATGTGTATCCATTCAGCTGTAAAGCTGTGCCAGGGTACAAGTGTACTGGATATAG ACTTCATATTGGTGTCTGTTTTGCAAGGAGTCAAGATAAGTCCTTTCATGTAGAAGGTGCTTTGAACCATGTCTTCACCAGGAGCTTACCCTTCGAAGATTCTCAACCCAGAATCTTCAGGATCAAACTGGGTAACCAGTGGTTTTCCTTTCAAGAACCAGAAGCACTTGTAGGAAAGTTGAACAG GGGTTTCCTGGAAGCACCTTCATGTCATCCTATCAAAACCATAAATGAGAAACTCATTGCTGAATTAGGCAAAGCTTTCCCTCTAAAAAGGCTGAAATGTTCCTTCCCTTTGCTGCCACAGGAAGGTGCCAGTGTTCTTCCTTTCTGGAATTGTGACTTTCTATCAGCTGCTTTTTGGATTAGTCTCCATGAAGATAACTCAAATTCTGAGTCCCTGACTGATGGAACATCACAAGATGTGGAAGACTTTCTAGTGTCATTTTCAGAACTTAGCCTTCCCAAGAATCCTGGAAGAGATGGTAAAGAAGAAGCTTGTGAAGGAATCTGTGGCCAGGCTAAGGTCTACCTTAGACCTTCTCTCCTAGTTCATGTTCAGGATATTATCGAAGTACCAGACTTCCTCTCAGGTTCTCTGCACATCCTCAGTGGACCTGTCTTTCAGAAGTGCCACATTTTGCCTTTCACAATGCCAGCATTTCATGAGACTTTATTTATCCTTGGGTTTAATAAAAACCTGAAGGATGACTGTCTTCAATCACTGCTGGATCATCTGAAGGGCATTGTAGATAGCCTGCTGACTCAGACATCGCCAGAGATCTCTAAGCTGAGCAGTTTAGTTGAATTTGTCCTTCAGTCAAATAGAAAGGATTATATGATTCGTGTAAAGACTGATAATTTTAGCCCAGATTGTACTGAGGATCTAATTATTGGGTCTGTTACCACATCTGCAACAAGCATTATACATAAAGACCAgtgttttgtgtttgtgtctATGAACTTGGACTTATTAGCCATGCTTGTCTGGTGTATCTCTGACTGGAGAATGTTGTGGACGTTTGATAACCGTTTCCTGAAAAATTTCGTCCCTGGGAAAATAGCACCCTTTAAAAGTCATTCTCTGTATCCTCCATGTTACGTCCATGATATTAGTTTTTGGATAGATGAGAAGAAAGGGTTTGATGAACTAGAGTTTCACACTGTGGCCCGAGCAGTGTCCCAGGACACTGTTATATCCATACAGTTTCTTAGCCGTTATCAGCATCCAAAGACTCAACAGGTCAGTCTCTGCTATAGATTGACCTACCAGACCTGTGACAAGGCCCTCACCCAGCAGCAGGTAGCATCGATGCAGACCCACTTTAGGAAGGAGATTCAACAACGCCTATATGTTACACCGCGGTAG
- the FDXACB1 gene encoding ferredoxin-fold anticodon-binding domain-containing protein 1 isoform X2: MAPRRLLLVGEGNFSFAAALSETLDRSTSLTATCLQLPAELARDPVARENLQCLRERGIDVRFGVDCTQLSDVFELHDREFDQIYFNFPHCGRKAGVAKNRELLAKFFQSCADVLAEEGEVHVALCRGQGGTPVDKPQREWHNSWQVVAMAALGGLILSDVYPFSCKAVPGYKCTGYRSQDKSFHVEGALNHVFTRSLPFEDSQPRIFRIKLGNQWFSFQEPEALVGKLNRGFLEAPSCHPIKTINEKLIAELGKAFPLKRLKCSFPLLPQEGASVLPFWNCDFLSAAFWISLHEDNSNSESLTDGTSQDVEDFLVSFSELSLPKNPGRDGKEEACEGICGQAKVYLRPSLLVHVQDIIEVPDFLSGSLHILSGPVFQKCHILPFTMPAFHETLFILGFNKNLKDDCLQSLLDHLKGIVDSLLTQTSPEISKLSSLVEFVLQSNRKDYMIRVKTDNFSPDCTEDLIIGSVTTSATSIIHKDQCFVFVSMNLDLLAMLVWCISDWRMLWTFDNRFLKNFVPGKIAPFKSHSLYPPCYVHDISFWIDEKKGFDELEFHTVARAVSQDTVISIQFLSRYQHPKTQQVSLCYRLTYQTCDKALTQQQVASMQTHFRKEIQQRLYVTPR, translated from the exons ATGGCCCCTCGGCGCCTCCTGTTGGTTGGGGAGGGGAATTTCTCCTTCGCCGCCGCTCTGAGCGAGACCCTGGATCGGAGCACTAGTCTTACCGCCACCTGCCTCCAGCTCCCGGCCGAGTTGGCTCGGGATCCAGTGGCCCGGGAGAATCTGCAGTGCCTGCGTGAGCGAG GTATTGACGTACGTTTCGGCGTCGATTGCACCCAGCTGTCAGATGTCTTTGAACTGCACGACAGGGAATTTGATCAGATTTATTTCAACTTTCCGCACTGTGGACGCAAAGCTGGCGTAGCTAAGAACAGGGAACTGCTTGCCAAGTTTTTCCAAAG CTGTGCAGATGTTCTTGCAGAAGAAGGAGAAGTCCACGTGGCATTATGTAGAGGACAAGGTGGAACTCCTGTGGATAAGCCCCAGAGAGAATGGCACAACAGCTGGCAAGTGGTTGCCATGGCAGCCCTGGGTGGGCTCATTTTAAGTGATGTGTATCCATTCAGCTGTAAAGCTGTGCCAGGGTACAAGTGTACTGGATATAG GAGTCAAGATAAGTCCTTTCATGTAGAAGGTGCTTTGAACCATGTCTTCACCAGGAGCTTACCCTTCGAAGATTCTCAACCCAGAATCTTCAGGATCAAACTGGGTAACCAGTGGTTTTCCTTTCAAGAACCAGAAGCACTTGTAGGAAAGTTGAACAG GGGTTTCCTGGAAGCACCTTCATGTCATCCTATCAAAACCATAAATGAGAAACTCATTGCTGAATTAGGCAAAGCTTTCCCTCTAAAAAGGCTGAAATGTTCCTTCCCTTTGCTGCCACAGGAAGGTGCCAGTGTTCTTCCTTTCTGGAATTGTGACTTTCTATCAGCTGCTTTTTGGATTAGTCTCCATGAAGATAACTCAAATTCTGAGTCCCTGACTGATGGAACATCACAAGATGTGGAAGACTTTCTAGTGTCATTTTCAGAACTTAGCCTTCCCAAGAATCCTGGAAGAGATGGTAAAGAAGAAGCTTGTGAAGGAATCTGTGGCCAGGCTAAGGTCTACCTTAGACCTTCTCTCCTAGTTCATGTTCAGGATATTATCGAAGTACCAGACTTCCTCTCAGGTTCTCTGCACATCCTCAGTGGACCTGTCTTTCAGAAGTGCCACATTTTGCCTTTCACAATGCCAGCATTTCATGAGACTTTATTTATCCTTGGGTTTAATAAAAACCTGAAGGATGACTGTCTTCAATCACTGCTGGATCATCTGAAGGGCATTGTAGATAGCCTGCTGACTCAGACATCGCCAGAGATCTCTAAGCTGAGCAGTTTAGTTGAATTTGTCCTTCAGTCAAATAGAAAGGATTATATGATTCGTGTAAAGACTGATAATTTTAGCCCAGATTGTACTGAGGATCTAATTATTGGGTCTGTTACCACATCTGCAACAAGCATTATACATAAAGACCAgtgttttgtgtttgtgtctATGAACTTGGACTTATTAGCCATGCTTGTCTGGTGTATCTCTGACTGGAGAATGTTGTGGACGTTTGATAACCGTTTCCTGAAAAATTTCGTCCCTGGGAAAATAGCACCCTTTAAAAGTCATTCTCTGTATCCTCCATGTTACGTCCATGATATTAGTTTTTGGATAGATGAGAAGAAAGGGTTTGATGAACTAGAGTTTCACACTGTGGCCCGAGCAGTGTCCCAGGACACTGTTATATCCATACAGTTTCTTAGCCGTTATCAGCATCCAAAGACTCAACAGGTCAGTCTCTGCTATAGATTGACCTACCAGACCTGTGACAAGGCCCTCACCCAGCAGCAGGTAGCATCGATGCAGACCCACTTTAGGAAGGAGATTCAACAACGCCTATATGTTACACCGCGGTAG
- the CFAP68 gene encoding cilia- and flagella-associated protein 68 isoform X2 has translation MEQPNKDFCHSPKKSSNSSTYSTSSYSSSGKRQNLVCFLTNPHCGSLINADGHGEVWTDWNSTSKFFQYGWRCTTNENTYSNRTLMGNWNQERYDLRNVVQPKPLPSQDLNESLTGSQDINLNWILLNTNAQKSQLT, from the exons ATGGAACAGCCAAATAAGGATTTCTGTCACTCTCCTAAGAAATCTTCAAATAGCTCAACCTACTCAACATCAAGTTACTCTTCTTCAGGGAAG AGACAGAACCTCGTCTGTTTCCTCACAAACCCACACTGTGGCAGCCTCATTAATGCAGATGGCCATGGTGAAGTGTGGACAGATTGGAATAGTACGTCCAAGTTTTTCCAGTATGGATGGAGATGCACCACTAATGAGAATACCTATTCAAACCGTACCCTGATGGGCAACTGGAACCAGGAAAGATATGACCTGAGGAATGTCGTGCAGCCCAAACCCTTGCCTTCCCAG GATTTAAACGAGAGCCTCACTGGTTCCCAGGACATCAACCTGAACTGGATCCTCCTCAATACAAATGCACAGAAAAGTCAACTTACATGA
- the CFAP68 gene encoding cilia- and flagella-associated protein 68 isoform X1 gives MEQPNKDFCHSPKKSSNSSTYSTSSYSSSGKRQNLVCFLTNPHCGSLINADGHGEVWTDWNSTSKFFQYGWRCTTNENTYSNRTLMGNWNQERYDLRNVVQPKPLPSQFGHYFETTYDTSYNNKMPLSTHRFKREPHWFPGHQPELDPPQYKCTEKSTYMNSYSKPQIGHHSGCV, from the exons ATGGAACAGCCAAATAAGGATTTCTGTCACTCTCCTAAGAAATCTTCAAATAGCTCAACCTACTCAACATCAAGTTACTCTTCTTCAGGGAAG AGACAGAACCTCGTCTGTTTCCTCACAAACCCACACTGTGGCAGCCTCATTAATGCAGATGGCCATGGTGAAGTGTGGACAGATTGGAATAGTACGTCCAAGTTTTTCCAGTATGGATGGAGATGCACCACTAATGAGAATACCTATTCAAACCGTACCCTGATGGGCAACTGGAACCAGGAAAGATATGACCTGAGGAATGTCGTGCAGCCCAAACCCTTGCCTTCCCAG tttggacACTACTTTGAAACAACATATGATACAAGCTACAACAACAAAATGCCACTTTCAACACATA GATTTAAACGAGAGCCTCACTGGTTCCCAGGACATCAACCTGAACTGGATCCTCCTCAATACAAATGCACAGAAAAGTCAACTTACATGAATAGCTATTCAAAGCCTCAAATCGGGCATCACTCAGGATGTGTATAA